Proteins encoded within one genomic window of Polypterus senegalus isolate Bchr_013 chromosome 6, ASM1683550v1, whole genome shotgun sequence:
- the LOC120530572 gene encoding epidermal differentiation-specific protein-like, with amino-acid sequence MSLQPALVFQISPICSRKQTKAFFAMSKIIIYEHSDFKGLSKEFTRDVPNLVTENFNDCISSIKVIGMPWVAYEHADYQGRQIVYEEGQYASVAMNDTFSSLKLITDNLDDPLISLYEDINYGGRSKDITTETNLCFADFNDKASSHIVQRGAWVLYEHTNREGRQIIARAGERAPNYCNFGFNDQLSSLRPLQYGSPTVKANIQWEKMIKESERNVKIDELVGINKSDTEQSFSSTATKEYETYVSQSITFSNSTSITVGTSFSLDIVPGVGMESSISVSNTFSVEKGKTESTTSREKTEFTLPVKIPPHTKLTVNVMRKEMSVRVPVEFTVTRGNNTKIEYGEYRCSSGSSVHAEYSSERV; translated from the coding sequence ATGTCACTCCAGCCAGCTCTTGTCTTCCAGATATCTCCGATTTGCAGCCGAAAACAAACCAAAGCCTTCTTCGCAATGAGTAAAATCATCATCTACGAGCACAGTGACTTCAAGGGGCTCAGCAAAGAGTTCACCAGAGATGTTCCCAATCTGGTCACCGAAAACTTCAATGACTGCATTTCGTCGATAAAGGTAATCGGCATGCCTTGGGTAGCTTATGAACACGCTGACTACCAAGGCCGTCAGATTGTATATGAAGAAGGGCAGTATGCCAGTGTGGCCATGAATGATACTTTTTCTTCCCTAAAACTCATCACTGACAACCTTGACGATCCTTTGATCTCCCTTTATGAAGACATTAATTATGGTGGAAGAAGCAAAGACATCACTACTGAAACGAACCTCTGCTTTGCTGACTTCAACGACAAAGCCTCGTCCCACATTGTGCAAAGAGGCGCCTGGGTCCTGTATGAGCACACAAACCGCGAAGGCCGGCAGATCATCGCTCGTGCAGGGGAAAGAGCGCCCAACTACTGTAACTTCGGCTTCAACGATCAGCTCTCTTCTCTTCGTCCGCTGCAGTACGGCTCCCCTACAGTGAAAGCTAACATTCAGTGGGAGAAAATGATCAAGGAATCGGAGAGGAATGTGAAGATCGACGAGCTGGTTGGAATTAATAAATCGGACACTGAGCAGTCATTTTCTTCAACCGCCACCAAAGAGTATGAAACCTACGTCAGCCAGAGCATCACCTTCAGCAACTCCACCTCCATTACTGTTGGTACTTCATTCTCCCTTGATATCGTGCCTGGTGTTGGAATGGAGAGCAGCATTTCGGTTTCCAACACCTTCTCTGTTGAAAAAGGGAAAACCGAATCTACAACTTCAAGAGAGAAGACCGAATTCACCCTCCCTGTGAAAATCCCACCACATACAAAACTGACTGTTAATGTCATGAGAAAAGAAATGTCTGTGAGGGTGCCGGTAGAGTTTACTGTCACTCGAGGTAACAACACTAAAATAGAGTACGGGGAGTACCGGTGCAGCTCAGGGAGCTCAGTGCATGCTGAATATTCATCTGAACGTGTGTAA